Proteins encoded together in one Undibacterium sp. CCC3.4 window:
- the tsaB gene encoding tRNA (adenosine(37)-N6)-threonylcarbamoyltransferase complex dimerization subunit type 1 TsaB, translating to MEKLTAILAIETSTSLASAALLVGSHSWVRELNGVETHSQGILPALQDLLAQAGLALSDCDAIAFGCGPGAFTGIRTACGIVQGLAFGADLPVVPVGSLLVMAMAAREQNDGTDFVCILDARMNEVYCARYRWLAGVWQEVVAPALLKLEDLVIDQAQTCCLVLGQGVLLPAAYADCTHLALMPHARQTALAGLAAYQAGLTLTAELAQPLYLRNKIALTTAERLAQKNAPREG from the coding sequence ATGGAAAAGTTAACCGCAATTTTAGCAATAGAAACCTCGACCTCGCTGGCTTCGGCCGCGCTGCTGGTCGGTTCGCATAGTTGGGTGCGCGAACTTAATGGTGTTGAAACTCACTCTCAAGGTATCTTGCCCGCATTGCAAGATTTACTCGCGCAAGCAGGCTTGGCCTTGAGCGATTGTGATGCCATTGCCTTCGGCTGTGGCCCCGGGGCTTTTACCGGCATTCGTACTGCCTGTGGGATTGTGCAGGGTTTGGCCTTTGGTGCAGACTTGCCGGTGGTGCCGGTGGGCAGCTTGCTGGTCATGGCCATGGCCGCGCGTGAACAAAACGACGGCACCGATTTTGTCTGTATTCTCGATGCGCGTATGAATGAAGTCTACTGCGCGCGTTATCGCTGGTTGGCGGGGGTTTGGCAGGAAGTGGTGGCACCGGCGTTGCTGAAACTCGAAGACTTAGTGATAGATCAGGCCCAGACTTGTTGTCTGGTGCTAGGGCAGGGCGTACTCTTGCCAGCGGCGTATGCCGACTGCACACACTTGGCGCTGATGCCGCATGCGCGACAAACCGCTTTGGCCGGCTTGGCGGCGTACCAAGCGGGCTTGACGCTGACGGCGGAATTGGCGCAACCCTTATATTTACGCAATAAAATCGCCTTGACCACGGCCGAACGTCTGGCGCAAAAAAATGCGCCGCGGGAAGGCTGA
- a CDS encoding thioredoxin family protein has protein sequence MTALTPTHDRAALQLQLNERACLVACLCAAWCDTCTSYRLAFDQLALRHPDKCFAWVDIEDCAELVDALDIDNFPTILIQHGDEVAFLGTMLPDINQLHRLLSALSADAASSKASARNAQAPAGWSLRRLLQSDASSASVNLPAA, from the coding sequence ATGACTGCCCTGACCCCGACTCACGACCGCGCCGCACTACAACTGCAATTGAATGAACGCGCATGCTTGGTCGCTTGCCTGTGCGCCGCTTGGTGCGATACCTGCACCAGCTATCGCCTCGCTTTCGACCAACTGGCGCTGCGCCATCCTGATAAATGCTTCGCTTGGGTCGATATCGAAGATTGCGCCGAACTCGTCGATGCACTCGACATCGACAATTTCCCCACGATTTTGATACAGCATGGCGACGAAGTCGCCTTTCTCGGCACCATGCTGCCAGACATCAACCAGTTGCACCGCTTGTTAAGCGCACTGAGCGCCGACGCTGCCAGTAGCAAAGCCAGCGCGCGCAATGCCCAAGCGCCGGCTGGCTGGAGCCTGCGGCGACTGCTGCAAAGCGATGCCAGCAGCGCCTCAGTGAATCTGCCCGCAGCGTAA
- a CDS encoding acetyl-CoA hydrolase/transferase family protein — translation MHEVQEQRIRLPQLRERICSATAAAAWIEDGMTIGMSGFTRAGDAKVVPLALAERARKESLKITLMTGASLGSDVDRTLAEAGAITRRMPFQADPTLRAAINRGEVMYVDQHLSETVEQLRTRQINAIDIAIIEAIAITETGAIIPTTSVGNSASFAILAEQVIIEINLSQSLELEGLHDIFIPQLRPERQPVPIMHVNDRIGTTAIHIPPEKIIGIVFTKKADSASTILPADEDTAKIAAHLVEFFQHEVRDGRLSKQLMPIQAGIGTIANAVMMGFIDSPFEHLTMYSEVLQDSTFDLFDAGKLDFASGSSITLSEQKARTVFADIGKYKERLILRPQEISNHPEVIRRLGIIAINTALEADIYGNVNSTHVLGTHMMNGIGGSGDFARNAYLSVFATKSVAKDGRISSIVPMVSHVDHTEHDVDILVTEVGLADLRGLAPRERAREIIEHCVAEPYKQMLLDYVAAATLRGGQTPHVLEQAFDWHVRYRDSGSMQLPQFELKAVA, via the coding sequence ATGCATGAAGTACAAGAACAAAGAATCCGCCTGCCACAACTGCGCGAGCGTATTTGCAGCGCCACCGCAGCCGCCGCCTGGATAGAAGACGGCATGACCATAGGCATGAGCGGCTTCACCCGCGCCGGCGACGCCAAAGTGGTGCCGCTGGCCTTGGCCGAACGGGCGCGTAAAGAATCCTTGAAAATCACCCTGATGACCGGCGCTTCGCTAGGCAGCGATGTCGACCGCACCCTGGCCGAAGCCGGTGCGATCACCCGGCGCATGCCCTTCCAAGCCGACCCTACCCTGCGGGCGGCGATCAACCGTGGCGAAGTGATGTATGTCGACCAGCACTTATCCGAAACCGTCGAACAACTGCGCACGCGTCAGATTAATGCGATCGACATCGCCATCATCGAAGCCATCGCCATCACCGAAACCGGGGCCATCATCCCCACCACGTCCGTCGGTAACAGCGCCAGCTTTGCCATTCTGGCCGAACAAGTAATCATCGAAATCAATCTGAGCCAGTCACTCGAACTCGAAGGTTTGCACGACATCTTCATTCCGCAATTGCGACCGGAACGACAACCGGTGCCTATCATGCACGTCAATGATCGCATCGGCACCACGGCGATTCATATTCCGCCGGAAAAAATCATCGGCATCGTATTTACCAAAAAAGCCGACAGTGCCTCAACCATTTTGCCAGCCGATGAAGACACGGCAAAAATCGCCGCCCATCTGGTCGAATTTTTCCAGCACGAAGTACGCGACGGTCGCCTCAGCAAACAATTGATGCCTATCCAGGCCGGCATCGGCACCATCGCCAACGCCGTCATGATGGGTTTCATCGACAGTCCATTCGAACATCTGACGATGTATTCAGAAGTCTTGCAAGATTCCACCTTTGATTTATTCGATGCCGGCAAACTCGATTTCGCCTCCGGCTCCTCGATCACCCTGTCAGAACAAAAAGCGCGCACGGTGTTTGCCGACATAGGCAAATACAAAGAGCGCTTGATCTTGCGACCGCAAGAAATCAGTAACCATCCGGAAGTCATCCGCCGGCTCGGCATCATCGCCATCAATACCGCGCTGGAAGCCGACATCTACGGCAATGTCAATTCCACCCATGTGCTGGGCACCCATATGATGAACGGCATCGGCGGCTCCGGCGATTTCGCGCGCAATGCTTACCTCTCGGTGTTCGCCACCAAATCGGTCGCCAAAGATGGCCGAATTTCCAGCATCGTTCCCATGGTCAGCCATGTCGACCATACCGAGCATGATGTCGATATTCTGGTCACCGAAGTCGGATTGGCAGATCTACGCGGTTTGGCACCACGTGAACGGGCACGCGAAATCATCGAGCATTGCGTGGCCGAACCGTATAAGCAAATGCTGCTTGATTATGTCGCGGCGGCGACGCTGCGCGGCGGTCAAACCCCACATGTACTGGAACAAGCCTTCGACTGGCATGTGCGCTATCGCGACAGCGGCAGCATGCAACTTCCCCAGTTCGAACTCAAAGCGGTGGCTTGA
- a CDS encoding bestrophin family protein: MIVRDRPSGWRLFLLLRGSVLPRILPALIINILIATLVTISHGDLFKLKITLTTIPFTLIGLPLSIFLGFRNNAAYDRYWEGRKLWGELLLKSRNLARQCHSLIDYAHPALAQNGFGDLRVRMILRTIAFCHALRDLLRQQESKPEMQRWLSSSEYRQLLASVNKTDMLMLNMGQDLRTAMQEQRIDPCLAANIDNTLSALTGAAAACERIRNTPIPFSYTLLLHRTAYIYCFLLPFGLVDTIGFMTPFVVAIVAYTFFGLDALGDEIEEPFGTDSNDLPLDAICRAIEIDLRLALGETDLPAPALPVNYCLT; the protein is encoded by the coding sequence GTGATAGTCAGAGACCGCCCCTCGGGCTGGCGTTTATTTCTACTCTTGCGCGGCTCGGTGTTACCCCGCATCCTGCCCGCCTTGATCATCAACATCCTCATCGCCACCCTGGTGACGATCTCGCATGGCGATCTGTTCAAACTCAAGATCACCTTAACGACGATACCGTTTACCCTGATCGGTTTGCCGCTCTCGATTTTTCTCGGCTTTCGCAATAACGCTGCTTATGATCGCTACTGGGAAGGCCGCAAGCTATGGGGCGAACTGCTGCTCAAGAGCCGTAATCTGGCACGTCAATGCCACAGCCTGATCGATTATGCCCATCCAGCCTTGGCCCAGAATGGTTTCGGCGATCTACGTGTGCGCATGATCTTGCGTACCATCGCGTTCTGTCATGCCTTGCGCGACCTGTTGCGCCAACAAGAGAGCAAGCCGGAAATGCAGCGTTGGCTCAGCAGCAGCGAATACCGACAACTGCTCGCGAGTGTGAATAAAACCGATATGCTGATGCTGAATATGGGGCAAGACCTGCGTACGGCCATGCAAGAACAGCGCATCGACCCGTGTTTGGCGGCCAATATCGACAATACCCTGTCTGCGCTGACCGGTGCCGCCGCCGCCTGCGAACGCATCCGCAATACCCCGATTCCCTTCTCGTACACGCTGCTACTCCATCGCACTGCGTATATCTATTGTTTCTTGCTGCCATTCGGTTTGGTCGACACCATCGGTTTCATGACACCGTTCGTGGTCGCCATCGTCGCCTACACATTTTTCGGGCTCGATGCACTAGGCGATGAAATTGAAGAGCCATTCGGCACCGATTCGAATGACTTGCCGCTCGATGCAATTTGCCGCGCAATCGAAATCGATCTGCGTCTGGCACTGGGCGAAACCGACTTGCCGGCACCAGCCCTGCCAGTCAATTACTGCCTGACTTAA
- a CDS encoding DUF1853 family protein: MPTSQAAFHRNWGHLQDRHVRTLAWLLCAAPLLDSGASVWHGAGLSPRLPPTEVMVGMLTALDAAPAALHAALAQRPTRRLGLYAEQLLAFFLTQTGEMVAHGLQVHDAAARTLGEFDFVLRQNGALVHWELATKFYLFCPSAQLAPDLYDYVGPNLADTLGSKMHKILHQQLLLGQQATARAMLPAEISEAHALVRGWLFYAPALAPDTLAGIAVDHCRGEILTLTQLRALAAPGGLSGILLERLDWLAPAQLAEADVPTWAALLQEVEQHFSHSQATLLLALVQCAAGQARELSRAMIVADDWWQQAAQARTALRPV, from the coding sequence ATGCCGACTTCACAGGCAGCGTTTCATCGCAACTGGGGGCATTTACAAGATAGGCATGTCCGCACCTTGGCTTGGTTGTTATGCGCTGCCCCTTTGCTCGATAGCGGGGCCTCGGTATGGCACGGTGCTGGCTTATCACCACGCCTGCCGCCCACTGAGGTGATGGTCGGCATGCTGACGGCACTCGACGCCGCACCGGCAGCCTTACATGCCGCGCTGGCCCAGCGTCCTACTCGGCGTCTCGGTTTGTATGCCGAGCAATTACTGGCTTTTTTTCTGACGCAAACCGGAGAAATGGTCGCGCACGGCTTGCAAGTGCATGACGCTGCGGCACGTACACTCGGTGAATTTGATTTTGTTTTGCGGCAAAACGGCGCTTTGGTGCATTGGGAACTCGCGACCAAGTTTTATCTGTTTTGTCCAAGCGCTCAGTTGGCTCCCGATTTGTACGATTACGTGGGACCGAATCTGGCCGATACCCTCGGCAGTAAGATGCATAAGATTTTGCATCAGCAATTGCTCTTGGGGCAGCAAGCGACGGCGCGTGCCATGTTGCCAGCCGAGATCAGTGAGGCGCATGCTTTGGTGCGCGGCTGGTTGTTCTATGCTCCGGCGCTAGCGCCTGACACCTTGGCAGGGATCGCGGTCGATCATTGTCGGGGCGAGATTTTGACTCTGACGCAATTACGTGCGCTCGCTGCCCCAGGTGGATTGAGCGGCATCTTGCTGGAGCGCTTGGATTGGTTGGCACCGGCCCAGCTGGCAGAAGCCGATGTGCCGACGTGGGCAGCTTTATTGCAAGAAGTCGAACAGCATTTTTCTCATAGTCAGGCCACGCTCTTGTTGGCTTTGGTTCAGTGTGCCGCCGGCCAAGCCCGCGAGCTCAGCCGCGCCATGATCGTCGCCGATGATTGGTGGCAGCAAGCGGCGCAAGCACGTACCGCTTTGCGCCCGGTTTGA
- a CDS encoding exopolyphosphatase — MSVETKKFRLITRSDFDGLVCAVLLQHLDLIDDILFVHPKDMQDGKIAVSSDDISTNLPYVEGIHLAFDHHLSETLRHSGARDNHVINPAAPSAARVVYEHYGAHAAFPEAWDDMMAAVDKGDSAQFNQAEVLRPKEWDLLNFLMDARTGLGRFRDFRISNYALMMELIALCKTQNIAEIMQNPDVKERVDLYSEHNAKCQEQILRCASVHGNLVVLDLRQEASIFAGNRFLIYALFPQTNISIHVLSGLKNQNTVFATGKSILNRTSKTSVGPLMLEYGGGGHENAGTCQVANESATEVLAALIHKINADG; from the coding sequence ATGTCCGTAGAAACGAAGAAATTCCGACTCATCACACGCAGCGATTTTGACGGCTTGGTTTGTGCCGTGCTGTTACAGCATCTCGATTTGATCGATGATATTTTGTTCGTGCATCCGAAAGACATGCAAGATGGGAAAATCGCCGTCAGTAGCGACGATATCAGTACCAATTTGCCGTATGTCGAGGGTATACACTTGGCCTTTGACCATCACTTGTCAGAAACCCTGCGTCATAGCGGTGCGCGCGATAATCATGTAATCAATCCGGCAGCACCATCGGCGGCACGGGTGGTGTATGAACATTACGGCGCGCATGCGGCGTTTCCAGAGGCGTGGGACGATATGATGGCGGCCGTCGACAAGGGCGATTCGGCACAGTTCAATCAAGCAGAGGTGTTGCGGCCGAAAGAATGGGATTTGCTGAACTTCCTCATGGATGCCCGTACCGGACTCGGTCGTTTCCGCGACTTCCGTATTTCCAACTATGCTTTGATGATGGAATTGATTGCGCTGTGCAAGACTCAGAATATTGCTGAGATCATGCAGAATCCCGATGTCAAAGAGCGGGTCGACCTGTACAGCGAGCACAACGCCAAATGCCAAGAGCAAATTTTGCGCTGTGCCAGTGTGCATGGCAATCTGGTGGTGCTCGATTTGCGTCAGGAAGCCAGTATTTTTGCCGGCAACCGGTTCTTGATTTATGCATTGTTTCCACAGACAAACATTTCGATTCACGTCTTGTCCGGTTTGAAAAATCAAAACACCGTTTTTGCAACTGGGAAATCGATACTCAATCGTACATCGAAGACCTCGGTTGGCCCCTTGATGCTCGAATATGGCGGCGGTGGGCATGAAAATGCCGGAACTTGCCAAGTGGCCAACGAAAGCGCCACGGAAGTTTTGGCTGCCTTAATCCACAAAATCAATGCCGATGGCTGA
- the lplT gene encoding lysophospholipid transporter LplT yields MKRGFYTIMAAQFFSSLADNALLITSMALLVSMESPAWMTPLLKLFFVLSYVVLAAFVGAFADSRPKGRVMFFTNLIKVAGCALMFVQVHPLVAYAVVGFGAAAYSPAKYGILTELLPPERLVAANGWIEGLTVSSIILGTVLGGALVTPNVSATLLSFDFPFIDLPVHTPTEAALCVITGLYCIAAIFNLRIPDTGARYKQQQHHPLRLITEFCGCFMTLWRDKLGQISLSVTTLFWGAGATLQFIVLKWAEESLNMPLNKAAILQGVVAIGIALGAVAAARFVPLKKSLSVMPVGIAMGLVVVTMIFVHSVWIAYPLLILIGILAGFFVVPMNALLQHRGHVLMSAGHSIAVQNFNENLSVLVMLSVYAVMVSLKLNIQIVTILFGVFVACTMFLVMKKHHANQRQHDSLALIGEHKH; encoded by the coding sequence ATGAAACGCGGTTTCTATACGATCATGGCGGCGCAGTTTTTTTCCTCGCTGGCCGACAACGCTTTGCTCATCACTTCGATGGCTTTATTGGTCTCCATGGAATCGCCCGCATGGATGACGCCGCTGTTGAAATTATTCTTTGTGTTGTCGTATGTAGTGCTGGCCGCCTTCGTCGGCGCGTTCGCCGATTCGCGCCCGAAAGGCCGCGTGATGTTCTTCACCAATCTGATCAAAGTCGCCGGCTGCGCACTCATGTTCGTACAAGTGCATCCGCTGGTGGCGTATGCAGTAGTCGGCTTCGGCGCGGCGGCCTATTCGCCGGCCAAATACGGCATCCTCACCGAATTGCTGCCGCCGGAACGTCTGGTCGCTGCCAATGGCTGGATTGAAGGGTTGACGGTGAGCTCGATCATCCTCGGCACCGTCCTCGGCGGCGCACTGGTTACCCCGAATGTGTCGGCCACTTTACTCAGCTTCGATTTCCCCTTCATCGACCTCCCGGTTCACACCCCCACCGAAGCTGCCTTGTGCGTGATTACCGGTCTATACTGCATAGCAGCAATTTTCAATCTGAGAATTCCCGACACCGGCGCCCGCTATAAGCAGCAGCAACACCACCCGCTACGCTTGATCACCGAGTTTTGCGGCTGTTTCATGACGCTGTGGCGCGACAAGCTGGGGCAGATCTCGCTGTCCGTGACGACGCTGTTCTGGGGTGCCGGCGCGACCTTGCAATTCATCGTCTTGAAATGGGCAGAAGAATCACTGAACATGCCGCTCAACAAGGCCGCTATTTTGCAAGGCGTGGTAGCAATCGGCATCGCCCTCGGCGCGGTGGCGGCAGCGCGCTTCGTACCTTTGAAAAAATCTCTATCGGTGATGCCGGTGGGAATCGCCATGGGCTTGGTCGTGGTGACCATGATTTTCGTGCACAGCGTGTGGATCGCCTATCCCTTGCTGATTTTGATCGGCATCCTGGCCGGCTTCTTCGTGGTACCGATGAATGCCCTGTTACAGCATCGTGGTCATGTGCTGATGAGTGCAGGTCATTCAATTGCAGTGCAAAATTTCAATGAAAACCTGTCGGTACTGGTCATGCTCAGTGTGTATGCGGTGATGGTTTCGCTGAAACTCAATATCCAGATCGTCACCATCCTGTTCGGGGTATTCGTCGCTTGCACCATGTTCTTGGTCATGAAAAAACACCACGCCAATCAACGCCAACACGATTCACTGGCCTTGATCGGCGAACACAAGCACTGA
- a CDS encoding uracil-DNA glycosylase, whose product MNSSATAQRARMLNAMGLGPLWVERQAALVPPVPVLAAASVPPSVSVTAPSSAAMPAGGSVAAPVAHELVLPPAAVAPAPAPAMASLDWPHLRDTVAQCQACALCGGRSHTVFGTGQHQARWLFVGEGPGVHEDQQGEPFVGPAGQLLDNMLLALGLNRQSTAYITNVVKCRALDTAGKDRSPHADEIAACLPYLERQIELLQPQVIVALGKTAALSLLGLAADTTLVSLRGQVHQYRQRPLIVTFHPAYLLRKPLEKSKAWADLCLAQQTFSATVP is encoded by the coding sequence ATGAACAGCAGCGCTACGGCACAGCGTGCCAGAATGTTGAATGCAATGGGCTTGGGTCCTTTGTGGGTGGAACGTCAGGCCGCACTGGTGCCGCCTGTGCCCGTGTTGGCGGCGGCATCTGTTCCTCCATCTGTCTCTGTTACTGCACCGAGTTCGGCAGCGATGCCGGCAGGCGGTTCGGTGGCTGCTCCGGTTGCGCACGAGCTCGTGTTGCCGCCTGCAGCAGTCGCACCAGCACCAGCACCAGCAATGGCCAGCCTGGACTGGCCGCATTTGCGCGACACGGTGGCACAGTGCCAGGCGTGTGCCTTATGTGGCGGTCGTAGCCACACCGTGTTCGGCACTGGCCAGCATCAGGCGCGCTGGTTGTTTGTTGGTGAGGGGCCCGGTGTGCACGAAGACCAGCAGGGTGAACCTTTCGTTGGCCCGGCCGGGCAATTGCTCGACAATATGTTGTTGGCACTGGGTTTGAATCGACAGAGCACGGCTTATATTACGAATGTGGTGAAATGTCGTGCGCTCGATACCGCGGGTAAAGATCGCTCGCCTCATGCTGATGAAATCGCCGCTTGTTTGCCTTATCTGGAGCGGCAGATCGAATTGCTGCAGCCTCAAGTCATCGTCGCGCTCGGTAAGACGGCGGCGCTGAGCTTACTCGGTTTGGCCGCCGATACGACGCTGGTGAGCTTGCGTGGCCAAGTGCACCAGTACCGCCAGCGTCCCTTGATTGTTACTTTTCATCCGGCTTACTTGTTGCGTAAACCTTTAGAAAAGAGCAAGGCTTGGGCTGATTTGTGCTTGGCGCAGCAAACTTTTTCTGCAACTGTGCCCTGA
- the rimI gene encoding ribosomal protein S18-alanine N-acetyltransferase, with amino-acid sequence MLTHDFVAFVKLGYADIDTVLSLEVQLYPHPWTRGNFTDSLQSGHAGFGLRDAEHGLIAYCFVMPVLEELHLLNFAVAGQQQKQGYAREMLNLLHDYAIEQGFASMLLEVRRSNARALAVYRSDGFLEIGCRKAYYPAAEAGREDAIVMRRIYR; translated from the coding sequence ATGCTTACACATGATTTCGTTGCTTTTGTGAAACTTGGTTATGCCGATATCGATACCGTTTTATCTTTGGAAGTGCAGCTCTATCCTCATCCATGGACGCGCGGAAATTTTACCGACTCTTTGCAGAGCGGCCATGCCGGTTTTGGCTTGCGCGATGCCGAGCACGGCCTGATCGCCTATTGCTTCGTGATGCCGGTCTTGGAAGAGCTGCACTTGCTCAATTTTGCCGTGGCGGGGCAACAGCAAAAGCAAGGCTATGCGCGCGAAATGTTAAATTTATTGCATGACTATGCTATCGAGCAAGGTTTTGCCTCGATGTTGCTGGAAGTACGGCGCAGCAATGCGCGCGCCTTGGCGGTTTATCGCAGCGATGGTTTTCTCGAAATCGGCTGCCGTAAAGCGTATTATCCGGCGGCTGAAGCTGGCCGCGAAGATGCTATTGTGATGCGGAGAATCTATCGATGA
- the hpaR gene encoding homoprotocatechuate degradation operon regulator HpaR, translated as MHPKIAKRNLPQLFLKARAQLMAHFRPILAKFGLTDQQWRILRVLDEHGRLESRELCELCQISSPSMAGVLKRMEESALICRGSFSGDQRRLVITLAPQGDALMAEIAPLIEQQYAYIEQSFGTDQIEQLLSVLEAFCQADENSVPRVLLD; from the coding sequence ATGCATCCCAAAATTGCCAAGCGCAATTTGCCGCAATTATTTCTCAAGGCGCGCGCCCAGTTGATGGCGCATTTTCGGCCTATTTTGGCGAAGTTCGGTTTGACCGATCAACAATGGCGCATTCTGCGTGTACTCGATGAACATGGTCGTTTGGAATCGCGCGAATTATGCGAGTTGTGCCAGATTTCCAGTCCCAGTATGGCTGGCGTGTTGAAACGCATGGAAGAGAGTGCCTTGATCTGTCGTGGCAGCTTCAGTGGTGATCAGCGGCGCCTGGTGATCACGCTCGCGCCTCAGGGGGATGCGCTGATGGCAGAGATTGCGCCGCTGATCGAGCAGCAATACGCGTATATTGAACAGAGTTTCGGTACCGATCAGATTGAACAATTGCTGTCGGTGTTGGAAGCATTCTGTCAGGCTGATGAAAACAGCGTGCCGCGCGTGTTATTGGACTGA
- a CDS encoding potassium transporter Kup → MQLENHQNHAKSSLAALSLAAIGIVYGDIGTSPLYTMKEVFSPEHGLELNEFNVFGVISLICWGLIIIVALKYVTLILRADNRGEGGIMALTALALESVGKSSKLYFVLLVLGLLGAALFYGDGVITPAVSVLSAIEGLEVATPAFKPYVVPITVLVIAALYAVQFKGTAGIGRWFGPIMVIWFALLAVMGVYNIAKMPSIIGALNPVHAFDFLLSHGWVAFLALGAVVLAFTGAEALYADMGHFGSQPIRIAWFSVVFPALALNYLGQGALLIVTPSAVSNPFYQQLGPWSVYPLVILSAVATVIASQATISGTFSMTKQAIALGILPRMQIIHTSAKEIGQIYIPVVNWLQLLVVVAAVVGFASSSNLASAYGIAVTGTMLVTSLLTFFVIRHRWKLNLALCLMATGFFAFIDFSLFAANALKIVHGGWFPLVLGSIMFVIMTTWKRGRELVFDNLKKHAIPLSDFLESLFVSPPHRVPGTAIFLRGEADGVPHALLHNLSHNKILHERVVFLTLHNKEIPWVAPEDRVHVTDFGHDCYQIDVNYGFKNEPDIPKALALCEKFGLLFEPMETSYFIARQTIVSKPGSGMALWREWLFVLMSRNARDAADYYRIPTNRVIEVGSQVEI, encoded by the coding sequence ATGCAATTGGAAAATCATCAGAATCATGCGAAAAGCAGTCTTGCTGCTTTGTCACTCGCCGCCATTGGTATCGTTTACGGCGATATCGGTACCAGTCCGCTCTATACGATGAAGGAAGTGTTCTCTCCCGAACACGGTCTGGAGCTCAATGAATTCAATGTCTTCGGTGTGATCTCCCTGATTTGTTGGGGTTTGATTATCATCGTTGCACTCAAATACGTCACACTGATTTTACGCGCCGATAATCGCGGCGAGGGCGGCATTATGGCGCTGACGGCGCTGGCGCTGGAATCGGTCGGTAAATCGTCGAAGTTATATTTTGTTTTGTTGGTGCTCGGTTTGCTCGGTGCCGCCTTGTTTTACGGTGATGGTGTGATCACCCCGGCGGTGTCGGTGTTATCTGCGATTGAAGGTTTGGAAGTGGCGACGCCGGCCTTCAAACCGTATGTGGTGCCGATTACCGTGCTGGTGATTGCTGCCTTGTATGCCGTGCAGTTCAAGGGTACGGCCGGTATCGGTCGCTGGTTCGGTCCTATCATGGTGATCTGGTTCGCACTCTTGGCGGTGATGGGCGTGTATAACATCGCTAAAATGCCGAGCATTATCGGCGCCCTCAACCCGGTGCATGCCTTTGATTTTCTGCTCTCGCACGGTTGGGTAGCGTTTTTAGCGCTCGGTGCCGTGGTGTTGGCGTTCACCGGTGCTGAAGCGCTGTATGCGGATATGGGGCATTTCGGCAGTCAACCGATACGGATTGCCTGGTTTTCGGTCGTGTTTCCAGCCTTGGCGCTCAATTATCTCGGTCAGGGTGCTCTGCTGATCGTCACGCCTTCTGCGGTCAGTAACCCGTTTTATCAGCAACTCGGGCCTTGGAGTGTTTACCCCTTGGTGATTTTGTCGGCCGTGGCGACGGTGATTGCTTCGCAGGCGACGATTTCCGGTACCTTCTCCATGACCAAGCAAGCCATTGCTTTGGGTATTTTGCCGCGCATGCAGATCATTCATACCTCGGCGAAAGAGATCGGGCAGATCTACATTCCCGTGGTGAATTGGCTGCAATTGCTGGTGGTGGTGGCGGCGGTGGTCGGTTTCGCTTCTTCCTCTAATCTGGCGTCGGCCTATGGTATTGCCGTTACGGGCACCATGCTGGTGACTTCTTTGCTGACTTTTTTCGTCATTCGTCACCGCTGGAAGCTTAATTTGGCGCTGTGTTTGATGGCTACCGGCTTTTTTGCTTTCATCGATTTTTCGCTGTTTGCTGCCAACGCGCTCAAAATTGTCCATGGTGGCTGGTTCCCGCTGGTGCTCGGATCGATCATGTTTGTGATCATGACAACCTGGAAGCGTGGTCGTGAGTTGGTATTCGATAACTTGAAAAAGCATGCGATACCACTCAGTGACTTTTTGGAATCTTTGTTTGTCTCACCACCTCACCGCGTCCCTGGTACGGCGATTTTCTTGCGCGGCGAAGCCGATGGTGTGCCGCACGCCTTGCTGCATAATCTGTCGCATAACAAGATTTTGCATGAGCGTGTGGTGTTTCTGACTTTGCATAACAAGGAAATTCCTTGGGTGGCACCGGAAGATAGAGTGCATGTCACCGACTTCGGTCATGATTGTTACCAGATCGATGTCAATTACGGCTTCAAGAATGAGCCGGATATTCCCAAAGCGCTGGCTTTGTGCGAAAAATTCGGTTTGTTGTTCGAACCGATGGAAACCTCGTATTTCATCGCCCGACAAACCATTGTTTCCAAGCCGGGCAGTGGCATGGCCTTGTGGCGTGAATGGCTGTTTGTGCTGATGTCGCGCAATGCACGCGATGCCGCTGATTACTACCGCATCCCAACCAACCGCGTCATCGAAGTCGGTTCGCAAGTGGAAATTTAA